A segment of the Polyodon spathula isolate WHYD16114869_AA chromosome 14, ASM1765450v1, whole genome shotgun sequence genome:
ACATCTTAGTTCTTGCAACATTTACACTCCAGAATGGCCGAAATAGTCAGCacttttcagtcttttttttgtttttttttgttttgggatgTGCACGTGGGTTTTTGCATGGTCCTGCAAAAtctaaaattctttttttttttctttttttacaggaATGTTTACCCTTACAGAAGTCGCTTCTCTCAATGATATACAACCAACATACCgaattttaaaaccatggtgGGATGTGTTTATGGACTACTTGGCTGTTGTCATGCTTATGGTGGCAATCTTTGCAGGCACCATGCAATTAACCAAAGATCAAGTAGTTTGCCTTCCAGTTTTGCAAGAACCAAAAGAAAAAACCAGTGGGTTGAATAGTTTTCCAAGTATGCGTACAACACCCTGGGCAGCAGAATCTAATGATCCTTCTGTGCAACATCGAAGCCTTCCTAAAGAGGTGTCTTTAGGAACCATACCACCAATTACAGCAGATAATGTAGCTCATGAGATTCAATACACCCAAATGCCAAACCCTGTAGTTAAAATATCTGAGCCAGAACCTACAGGACGCAAAACCAACTTGGATTATCAGCAGTATGTTTTTGTTAACCAGATGTGCTATCATGTGGCCCTGCCTTGGTACTCCAAGTACTTTCCTTATCTTGCTCTGATTCACACAATTGTCCTCATGGTCAGCAGCAACTTCTGGTTCAAGTATCCAAAGACGAGTTCGAAGATCGagcattttgtttctattttgggGAAGTGTTTCGAGTCCCCTTGGACTACAAAAGCTCTGTCTGAAACGGCCTGTGAAGATTCAGAAGAGAACAAGCAGCGGTTAACCGGTGCGACTTCTTCTTTACCAAAGCACGTGTCGACCAGCAGTGACGAGGGGAGTCCAGGTCAGACGACCCCAATGCTGACAAAAACAGGCGTGAGATTTTCTGCAGAAAAACCTGTTATCGAGGTTCCTTGCATGACTATTTTGGATAAGAAAGATGGCGAACAGGCCAAGGCACTTTTTGAGAAGGTCAGGAAGTTCCGTGCCCATGTTGAGGACAGTGACTTCATATATAAACTGTATGTTGTTCAGACAGTGATCAAAACGGTCaagttcattttgattttgtGCTATACCTTAAACTTTGTAGCTGCAATCCATTTCAACCACATATGCGAGCCAAATGTAGAGCATCTAACAGGCTACTCCAAATTTCACTGCACTCACAACATGGCATTTATGTTAAGAAAGCTGCTCGTCAGCTACATTGCTCTCATTTGTGTCTACGGCCTTGTCTGTTTGTATACCCTGTTTTGGTTATTTAGGCGGCCTTTGAAGGAATACTCCTTTGAGAAAGTACGAGAAGAAAGCAGCTTTAGTGACATTCCGGACGTTAAGAATGATTTTGCATTCCTTTTGCACATGGTGGACCAGTATGATCAGTTGTATTCCAAACGGTTTGGGGTTTTTCTGTCTGAGGTCAGTGAGAACAAGCTTCGTGCGATTAGCCTCAACCATGAGTGGGCCTATGAGAAGCTACGACAGCACGTAACAAGGAATGCCCAAGACAAGCTGGAGCTTCACCTCTTCATGCTGTCTGGGGTCCCTGATGCAGTGTTTGACCTCACCGACCTAGACATCTTAAAGCTGGAACTGATACCTGAAGCCAAGCTTACTGCTAAGATTTCTCAAATGACCAGCCTTCAGGAACTGCATTTTTACCACTGTCCTGCCAAGGTGGAGCAAACGGCTTTCAGCTTTCTCCGTGACCACCTGCGGTGCCTTCATGTCAAGTTTACAGACGTTGCTGAAATTCCAACCTGGGTCTATTTGCTTAAAAACCTGAGGGAACTGTACTTGGTAGGTAATCTGAATTCTGAGAACAACAAGATGATAGCTTTGGAGTCTCTCAGAGATTTGAGACATCTGAAGATCTTGCATCTCAAGAGTAACCTCACCAAGATTCCAACAAACATCACTGACCTGTCCCCACATTTAACCAAACTAGTAGTACACAATGATGGAACTAAACTTGTAGTGCTGAACAGCTTAAAGAAGATGATGAACTTGGCTGAACTGGAGCTGCACGACTGCGAACTTGAGAGAATTCCTCATGCCATATTTAGCTTAACTAATTTGCAAGAGCTGGACCTGAAATCAAATAACATTCGCACTATTGAAGAAATCATTAGCTTGCAGCACCTCAAGCGACTAACCTGTCTTAAACTGTGGCACAACAAAATTATCACCATTCCTTTATCGATAAGCCATGTCAAGAACCTTGAATGGCTGTACCTTTCTAACAACAAACTAGAATCGCTGCCCACTTCGATCTTCCTACTCCAGAAGCTCCGATATTTAGATGTAAGTTACAACAACATTGCGGTAATTCCCAATGAAATTGTCTCCTTGCATGACCTGCAGCATTTTGCCATTACAGGAAACAAAATGGAAATCTTGCCTAAACCCCTTTTTAAATGCACAAAGATAAGGACTTTATTCCTGGGACAGAACTGCATCACCACAATCCCAGATGAAATAGGCCAGTTGCTGCAGCTTACTCAGCTCGAACTAAAGGGAAACTGCTTGGATCGCCTCCCTTCACAACTAGGTCTCTGTCGTCTTCTCAAGAAAAATTGTCTTATTGTAGAGGACCACCTTTTTGACACCCTGCCCCTGGAGGTGAAGGAAATGATCAATCTCGAGTCTACTGCCCCCTTCGCTGGTGTGTAATTTTACAGAAGCCGAACAAACTCTACAGTGATATTTTTATGTATCCCAAACACGCAAGTGCACTAATGTATTGAAGACCCCTTTTAACGTGAAGGGAGATGAGGGTTCACATCCATATTCTGCTGGTCAGGTTTCAATGGGAACTACAGTTGTGGGTGATGGTAGAGGCTCACTTTccttattcatttgtttatagaACAGATTGTTCTTAACAAACCTACTAGAGGTGAgctttttatttaacaatgagatttattaaaaaaaaaaaaaaacacacaaacaaaaaaaacatgtttgtcaaGCCACAAAATGTCATTCTACCATCATTTTAGTAGGACAACATTGgattatgaaaacattttttacttttagtcTTTAGTTGCTAGATCACCCCCAATACCTATTGCTTTGGCGCAGAGCACCCCAGAGAaacttaataaaatgtgcatcGGTAACTTAATAGAGTGCTTATAAATTTTACAGGATGTCTGTTTGTAATGCTGCTGGTGTATTGGGCACTGAGGGCTGTGAGTGCTGTATATGTACTCCTCAGTGTTCATATTTACCATGCTTAACTTTAGGGCTGCAACCAATGGTACATTTTGCCCTttgaaggttcagaacacattcctgaaggaaggttcgaaccttccatggtactcatttgcataatttattggtgaccTGCCCAtactagtttgatttgattgaaaatcctattttacaggtaatcccatttaatggaataaaacatacacatgtagtttcaaatacattatatagaacaataATCAAGTtagtttgtataatttaaataaaaatacacgttgtttAATTACACTTGATTGAGTCTGCGATagatacagtaagcttgcattgcaccagCACCAGCTGCAGCGGACAAAGctttaacagtcactgttccaagcaggttatcatttacattttactactactaaaaatattactaatgCTAATAGTAATACAAACTTAGgtttgtcaagtgaccccagagattggttatccctccatgatacgagtcgcttgcacagtttgcattcagcttctttttggtcgtctgggcatttaacgaaaaaaacccaaacagcagagaggtttcgagacatttctttcagctTACGCCTTACGCACGCTAAAGCGCTTTGCTGTGCCATGTAGAGTTGCTACGTAACGATTTGGTAGCGgattttaataacttttgtttacgtaatatgcattagatgcaaaattcaatctttatttgtatcgagtgacatttaatgtgtgatttatagtatccACATATTGTTaaagtttctgttaacagaaaaaaacaaaacaatacagtgcgTGAACCCGTCTGATGAACGTTTTCGAAgatttaaaacaatcttcaaatccctggctagcgaacgaacctttgaacacagccctattTAACTTTATATCTGCAGTTTCACTTGTGACACTGCTCCGCACAGGAGCTGTTTCAAACCAGCTTCTGGCATAGCTTTTTGGTTATGTACTCCAAGATCATTCAAAGTAAAGGGCTATTCACAATATAGCTTTTATTCGCTGCATTTCTTATGCCCGACGTTtcgctgctatttttgtatttagactTGTGCatcaaatatcacaggcaagatgggggaaCGTCACTATAGCAGTGCAGAATATCTTGTTTTTCAAACAGCTGTTAGGGTCTGACCACAAACAATTTGAAGTAATCTAAGTT
Coding sequences within it:
- the LOC121327310 gene encoding volume-regulated anion channel subunit LRRC8D-like, translated to MFTLTEVASLNDIQPTYRILKPWWDVFMDYLAVVMLMVAIFAGTMQLTKDQVVCLPVLQEPKEKTSGLNSFPSMRTTPWAAESNDPSVQHRSLPKEVSLGTIPPITADNVAHEIQYTQMPNPVVKISEPEPTGRKTNLDYQQYVFVNQMCYHVALPWYSKYFPYLALIHTIVLMVSSNFWFKYPKTSSKIEHFVSILGKCFESPWTTKALSETACEDSEENKQRLTGATSSLPKHVSTSSDEGSPGQTTPMLTKTGVRFSAEKPVIEVPCMTILDKKDGEQAKALFEKVRKFRAHVEDSDFIYKLYVVQTVIKTVKFILILCYTLNFVAAIHFNHICEPNVEHLTGYSKFHCTHNMAFMLRKLLVSYIALICVYGLVCLYTLFWLFRRPLKEYSFEKVREESSFSDIPDVKNDFAFLLHMVDQYDQLYSKRFGVFLSEVSENKLRAISLNHEWAYEKLRQHVTRNAQDKLELHLFMLSGVPDAVFDLTDLDILKLELIPEAKLTAKISQMTSLQELHFYHCPAKVEQTAFSFLRDHLRCLHVKFTDVAEIPTWVYLLKNLRELYLVGNLNSENNKMIALESLRDLRHLKILHLKSNLTKIPTNITDLSPHLTKLVVHNDGTKLVVLNSLKKMMNLAELELHDCELERIPHAIFSLTNLQELDLKSNNIRTIEEIISLQHLKRLTCLKLWHNKIITIPLSISHVKNLEWLYLSNNKLESLPTSIFLLQKLRYLDVSYNNIAVIPNEIVSLHDLQHFAITGNKMEILPKPLFKCTKIRTLFLGQNCITTIPDEIGQLLQLTQLELKGNCLDRLPSQLGLCRLLKKNCLIVEDHLFDTLPLEVKEMINLESTAPFAGV